The genomic segment ATGATTGGCAGGGCCGTCGTCTCTACATGGTTACTGAATGGCGCTTTTGTTCTCTGTGCCAGTTGCAGTGAACCGGGCGAGGTGTTGGTGATCACGGTGAGCTGGTACGACAGATTTTCATCGGCCTTCAGGCGTAAAAGCGGCGACGCGTTAGCTGCCGGGATGAATGGCGTCAATTCAGCGTTGCGGTTTACATCAAAGATCACAAGCTCACTGTCGAGATTATCTAACCGCCCGTAGAGTCGCTGGATAGTGGCGGATGTGTGTACCGTGGCATCTGTCCAGGATAAAAATGTCAGAATGCCTGGAAAATTAGCCAGCCTCTCTGCGCTGTGCGCACGTCGCATACCAGCCCGCAAAGCGGCGGTGACTGCCCAGGCCTGTTGCGCCGCGTTTTTGGGAAAAGAGTTGTATTTGAAAGGGTCGAACTCTGGCTGAATCCCCAGCCAGCGCGACTGAGCAAAATAGGGGATCCAACCCCACATCTTGTACCAGTTGGCGAACTTGGCCACTGCGGCGATACCGATTTCTGGTGAGAATAGCAGCAATTGCTCTGGCATTGGCAGGCTGTCGTCGAACAATGCATCCAGCGCATATTTAACAGCGAGGCCCCCGCCATTGGAGTAACCCCCCAAAAAAAAGGGCAGATCACTACCAATACGTTGACGCACATGCCGGGCGCCAAGACGGCTGGCGGCCTGCCAATCCTCCCACTTCACTTCGGTTAGGGCTGCCGGTATCGTGCCATGGCCGGGCATACGTAAAACGAGCACATAAAAACCGCGCGTGTAAAGAATTTCGGCAAGCTTCCTCATACTGTAAGGAGAGTCTGTGAGTCCGTGCAATAACAGGGCGCCGCCTCTGATATTGTCTGGGATCAATTCAAAACTGCGATTCCAGTTTTGCTCCGGCCAAGCAGGGTCCTGAGGACCGCCGCGTCGGTAGCGGCTATAGTGCATGGCACCGGTGTCCTGCTGCGGTTGGTAAATCTCGCGATCCAGTTCGTCAAATAAGCGCTGTTCCTGAGTCAGGTAATCGGCTAGGTGATAGCTTTCATTCAGATCGTCAGCACGGAACTCAGACCTCAGCTGTGTGCTATGCCAACTTTGTAAGGCCGGCATGGTGCGTGATTCGAAAGCCCAGGCGAGCAACAGCGCAGAGACGATGAAGACAAGACCGAGTAGCAGTCGGAAGCCAAGCCTAATCAGCTTTATAACCATGAAATCCCTTCTCCTAACTCTGCCATCAGTGGCGGGTGAACTCTGATCTTAACATCGCATCTTGAGACTAAATACGCCGGCTACAGGAAAATAAGTTGCTATTGCAGTGTGTCAGGCAGTGTCTGCTTCGCTCGTCATCGATCAACCCCATCAAAATATAAAGTCATCAAGGAAAAAGTCAGCTATAACTGCGAGGCTCTTCTGCGCTCCGAGCGCTCGATAGTGTTGCCAACACCGATGAGATGAGCACTCATCGACAAGATCCTCTGACATTGGAGTGAAAAGTATAGATCAAAGAGTGAGCCGTTGGGAAAAACAGCGGGTTGCGATTAGTGTGAGGCTATCGGGGAGACAACCGGTGCGTGGGCATAGTGGCACTCACGGGAGTAGTGCGTTTGTGTTTCTGGCAGACAATAAAAACCCGCCGAAGCGGGTAAAAAGCGCCTGGATGGCTGGAAAAAGATACTGTGTGTGGGATGAGCGGGTTGCGTAGGCAGGTACTATGGATGGTCAGACAGATCCTAAATCATCCGCGATTAACCGAGGCAGGTGCTCGCCAATGCCTTTTAGAGTATGCACTGCCGTGCGTCAATCTTGCTGCTCCTTACGCAGATGCAGCAACCATGAGCTCCCGTTTTTCTCTGCATCGTAAAATACGGCAACGGTAAAAAAAATCATTAGCAGCAAGACGATGTGCGCAGCGACGCTGATCCCGAAATAGATAATGCTCCCGAGATAAATGGCGAACGTGCCACTCCACATAGTTGCCAGAATGATCATAATAAATAGTCTGCTGGGCGGATCGGGTATGTGACGCAGCGGGTTTTTGGTGGAATCAAATATGTAGGTATAGGCGTCATAGAGGCGCAGTGCGAGTTTCTTCATGTTCGTCACCTTTTATTGTCTGTTTAGGTGTTTACGCCCAACCTGCTCAATTGGATTATCCTGATGACTAATTCGGGCTGGGCAGACGAAATCCGGCGGTTTTGTGCACTTTATGGCGGCAATATCCGATGATAGGGGGATATATCCGGGCCTGGGAGCGGGAAATGATGCGGTTACGCCCTGCGTATAGTCTAAAATAGGGAGGGAAACTCCTGTCAGGATGCGGCTGCGTGGCTTGACAGCAGCATCAATCCTTGGGGTAGAGGGCACGTTTTGTCAGATAACGCGCAATGAGCAGTGAAGAGACTGCCCCTGCCGGCGCCTTGCATTGCTGGGCAGACCGAAAATACCCTAAAGCAGTGATAGCGGCGCTACACCGGGTATGCTGGAACCTAAGTGCAACCGTAAACGTTTAACCAGAGAGAAGACAACATGACAAGCCCCAATCTGAAGGAAAGACTCGATGCTATTTTCGACGCACACATGAATGCAGAACTGGCTGGCAATCTCGATGAGACTCTGGCGACCATGGCGCCGAATCCACATCTCGTGAATGTTCCTACAATGGTTGGAGGACAGGGCGCGGCGGCAGTGCGGAGATTCTACTCCAAGCGACTGATCGGGCAGTTTTTCCCTCCTGATGCCGTATTTGAGACAATTTCGCGCACTTACGGCGAGGATCGGCTCGTCGATCAGCTGATCATATCGTTCACCCACACGATAAAGATGGACCATATTCTCCCCGGCGTTGACCCGACCGGAAAACCTGTAGAGGCGGTTTTCGTTGTGATTGTTGGCATAGAAGGTGACAAGGTCTCCTACGAGCATATTTTATGGGATCAGGCGAGCGTTCTTGTCCAGATTGGGCTGCTCGACCCTGAGGGGCTGCCGGTTGTCGGAGCAGGTGCTGCAGCGAAACTACGAAACCCCGCCTTGCCGGATCCTTTCTTCAATGAGGGATAACAGAGGAAAATGCAGCTGCACTGGCTGGGGCGCATATGCGCTGGGTCTGCAGAGTGATGGTGGGTGCAATCGCAGCCGCGGTACTTTCGATCGAGCGTAGGTGGGAAAACTGACTATAGCCTGCGCAAGGTTGGACTATTCAGCCGTCCTGTCGGCATTTTTAACACACAAGGCAGTCTTTAAAGCACGTTAGTAGAGCCATGCTCAGCTATGATTTCAGCGTTAATGGCGGCCTGTTCAGCCCCGGCATCTACCGCACTGCAACGACCGTTTTCCCATGTTTCGTACGCTGTATAGTCTGGCTCGCCGACTTTTGTTAACGTATCCCACACAAGAAGGCAGAGTTCCAGGCCTGACAAAAGCTCTGACTGCTTGGCTTCGTTCAGCAGACTTGACATCGTCGATCGATCACGCGAAACACGAAGGCCATCGGCTACATCCAGATGAATGAAGTCTCGATCATCCGTCGAGAAAGCTGGCCAGTCTATGGGCAACTTGGGCTTACCGGTTCGGGCGAAGCCAGCCCATGCAGACATCATAATTTCGCGCATTTCCTCTCGCGATTCGCTTTCGGGGTAAATGTAGTCAGATATTGGACCGTAAGTATAATTTCCGGTCACAAATGCGATATCAATACCATGCGCGGCCCCGATCAGTTTTGGAAAATCTGCGAAAAAAGAGTCTTCCTGATCATCCCAATCAAAACGGTAGGCATATAAGTCTGGGTATCCTGCTGTTTCCATCGCGGCCAGGGGCTCGTCAACGCCCCTTACCTTCCATGCGTCTGATCGGATACGCGTCCAGAAATCATAGAGATCGGGATTTTTAATCTTGAGACGCGGCGGCAACAGCCGCGTGAAAAGATAGTCGGCGTCTACAAAGTATCGATGCGTACCCAGCCATAGTGTAACCTCGTCACGGTTTGCTCCCGCGATAACAGGCACGTCCTTGGCTCTCGCACTGTCTGCCAGTGCCGCGAGCATGCCGTCCTTTGGAATAACGATTCCATCAGCTGTCGACAGCGGTATATCACCATCGTTGTCGAGTGCGGTGTAGTGTTCTAAAAGCCGAGTACCTGAAACGCCATAGATGGATTCTGATGAAACATCCGGAATCTCGCCCGACTCAAGCATGGCCGAAAAGAGTTGTGAACTGGAGCGGCGCATTTCGGGGTGGTCATCGCTATGATTAATCGCTTCATTTACCGTAGCTGTTTCCAGATAACCTGATTGTGAAATTGCTTTGTGAAATAGACCCTCACTCAACGGACTAGCGAGCAGCGCAAAGACATTATGCCCACCCGCCGATTCGCCAAACACCGTAACGTTATCTGGATCACCGCCGAAGTTTCCAATATTATTTTGCACCCAATCCAGTGCCAGAATAATATCCAGCGTTCCGAAATTCGAACTGCGATCGAGCCCTTTCGCCGTCTCTTGCACGGCTGGATGACTGAACCAGCCGAGTGGTCCGAGCCGATAGTTGATCGTAACGACGATCACGTTTTCCGCTTCAACCAGTGCGGAGAAGTCGTAATAACCCTTGTAGCCTGCAGTATTTCCCCCCCCGTGAATCCAGAACATGACGGGCAGAGGCTCGCTAGTCTCAGTCAGCGACGG from the Candidatus Marimicrobium litorale genome contains:
- a CDS encoding alpha/beta hydrolase, which codes for MVIKLIRLGFRLLLGLVFIVSALLLAWAFESRTMPALQSWHSTQLRSEFRADDLNESYHLADYLTQEQRLFDELDREIYQPQQDTGAMHYSRYRRGGPQDPAWPEQNWNRSFELIPDNIRGGALLLHGLTDSPYSMRKLAEILYTRGFYVLVLRMPGHGTIPAALTEVKWEDWQAASRLGARHVRQRIGSDLPFFLGGYSNGGGLAVKYALDALFDDSLPMPEQLLLFSPEIGIAAVAKFANWYKMWGWIPYFAQSRWLGIQPEFDPFKYNSFPKNAAQQAWAVTAALRAGMRRAHSAERLANFPGILTFLSWTDATVHTSATIQRLYGRLDNLDSELVIFDVNRNAELTPFIPAANASPLLRLKADENLSYQLTVITNTSPGSLQLAQRTKAPFSNHVETTALPIIWPQGVYSLSHVAIPFAPEDPVYGNGLTEENVYRGLSLGAMQPRGETRLLIAPLSQFMRLRHNPFFDYIETRIHAEIDESL
- a CDS encoding dienelactone hydrolase, giving the protein MTSPNLKERLDAIFDAHMNAELAGNLDETLATMAPNPHLVNVPTMVGGQGAAAVRRFYSKRLIGQFFPPDAVFETISRTYGEDRLVDQLIISFTHTIKMDHILPGVDPTGKPVEAVFVVIVGIEGDKVSYEHILWDQASVLVQIGLLDPEGLPVVGAGAAAKLRNPALPDPFFNEG
- a CDS encoding carboxylesterase/lipase family protein, whose translation is MFVTRINRFVLIAMALVLVLACSPRSDTDTSSNHLPVDTTSGPVLAEIDDAVKTWRDIPYAQPPINDLRWRAPRSVESPLSEIITRDTVACLQIASNAGGVPGEGVVGSEDCLYLDIKAPSLTETSEPLPVMFWIHGGGNTAGYKGYYDFSALVEAENVIVVTINYRLGPLGWFSHPAVQETAKGLDRSSNFGTLDIILALDWVQNNIGNFGGDPDNVTVFGESAGGHNVFALLASPLSEGLFHKAISQSGYLETATVNEAINHSDDHPEMRRSSSQLFSAMLESGEIPDVSSESIYGVSGTRLLEHYTALDNDGDIPLSTADGIVIPKDGMLAALADSARAKDVPVIAGANRDEVTLWLGTHRYFVDADYLFTRLLPPRLKIKNPDLYDFWTRIRSDAWKVRGVDEPLAAMETAGYPDLYAYRFDWDDQEDSFFADFPKLIGAAHGIDIAFVTGNYTYGPISDYIYPESESREEMREIMMSAWAGFARTGKPKLPIDWPAFSTDDRDFIHLDVADGLRVSRDRSTMSSLLNEAKQSELLSGLELCLLVWDTLTKVGEPDYTAYETWENGRCSAVDAGAEQAAINAEIIAEHGSTNVL